Proteins from a single region of Desulfovibrio sp. JC022:
- a CDS encoding S-layer homology domain-containing protein, with protein sequence MKRYVIFLTGLLLILSLAGCGKKVKPMSIEDNPAHHYLMGMELIDQGMPEKAFVRFERAVALDDEYAPAIAGKALVYAMRAESESDEEYSAVDAERAIDQFDKAVREARRDRSQKFSVYVTGIRVYTHIATRGWLQRAEDLYADAKLMIKYVVEEDLPYYRQTEAVHYFMGEAYFKGGEFRKSEDVLGDVLSASPGKWHDKANALYNRAQKILRAMSNYTLTDVAKKIAVKEEVDRADVAALLVDELHLDRLFAGRIPVPGNDKKAEFTPADVVGHMFEPEIMTVLKWKVRGLEPTYDEQTRAFLFHPKKPMTRKELAFVLEDVLIKLTGDEAMSTQHMGQKRSLYPDVESTDAWYNAIVTVVNRNLMETDLSGAFRPDSNMDGADLILSLMRLRNIMNIY encoded by the coding sequence ATGAAAAGATATGTAATATTTCTAACGGGCCTGCTTTTGATTCTCTCCCTTGCGGGATGCGGAAAAAAAGTAAAACCCATGTCCATAGAAGACAACCCGGCTCATCATTATCTGATGGGCATGGAACTTATTGATCAGGGAATGCCTGAGAAGGCGTTTGTCCGTTTTGAACGGGCAGTAGCCCTTGATGACGAATATGCACCTGCTATTGCCGGTAAGGCTCTTGTTTACGCCATGCGTGCTGAGAGTGAGAGCGATGAGGAATACAGTGCTGTTGATGCCGAACGGGCCATTGATCAGTTTGATAAAGCCGTGCGTGAGGCAAGGCGTGACAGGTCTCAGAAGTTCAGCGTTTATGTAACCGGTATCCGGGTTTACACCCATATCGCCACTCGAGGCTGGTTGCAGAGGGCTGAAGACCTCTACGCCGATGCCAAACTGATGATCAAATACGTAGTGGAAGAGGATCTTCCTTACTATCGCCAGACCGAGGCCGTTCATTACTTTATGGGCGAGGCCTATTTCAAGGGCGGAGAATTCCGTAAGTCCGAGGATGTCCTTGGCGATGTGCTTTCCGCTTCTCCGGGTAAGTGGCATGACAAGGCTAACGCGCTCTATAACCGCGCCCAGAAAATCCTGCGGGCCATGAGTAACTACACCCTGACTGATGTAGCCAAGAAGATTGCGGTTAAGGAAGAAGTTGACCGTGCTGACGTTGCTGCATTGCTGGTTGATGAACTCCATCTGGACAGGCTTTTTGCCGGACGTATTCCCGTTCCCGGAAATGACAAGAAGGCTGAATTTACTCCCGCCGATGTTGTCGGGCATATGTTTGAGCCTGAAATTATGACAGTTCTTAAGTGGAAGGTCAGGGGGCTTGAGCCTACTTACGATGAGCAGACCCGCGCTTTTCTCTTTCATCCCAAGAAGCCCATGACTCGCAAGGAGCTGGCTTTTGTACTGGAAGATGTGCTGATTAAGCTGACCGGGGACGAAGCTATGTCCACTCAGCATATGGGCCAGAAAAGATCACTCTATCCTGATGTTGAATCTACCGATGCATGGTATAACGCCATTGTCACCGTGGTTAACCGTAATTTGATGGAGACCGACCTTTCCGGTGCTTTCCGTCCTGATTCCAATATGGATGGTGCGGATTTGATTCTTTCTCTGATGCGTCTACGTAACATTATGAATATTTATTAA
- a CDS encoding AsmA-like C-terminal region-containing protein: protein MHKKGFLIGGIIAAVIMVGSMVLVRVHFVDAAQKLLSDMTEMGVVMEDIEFHYSPLPSLRVTNLRVQSGMDTVRIPQLEIYPDIPSLLTGEIKLRHVILQDPDVKALAHREGGGSASGVLELPAIFPDKIDVVSGKVQLTNSYKAEPLTVSASMEKESSGFAFNVRSASIAELGFKFSGRLDMVSTSPLKLNLQASECSIDPASFLGFLTGFGYMSNSTIPELAEAGKFQTTDLDFSVDSAAGTMNVKAGGLVLDSTSGKGLSLQMGQGGTFQVSLDEAQVDAGELYAMAQKSERGRNATRSLCESAKLKSIKPQGTLIFKAVALSTPPGSVANRGLSGKMTVTAKDLVLVLESLDGKKQELSISEIDADVELKDGKPVVSVRSFNVASATGGSLNAQASLAFPFDLKQARFKAELLDFSLFDYIITCEAEKKNPLRTVFDTQLSHKDTRISASGFLNVPRTKKSGYEAQLKSLSIRSPEQKEGDASAEVAEGKKKFDFGPLLGRSLSGKASIRRFYYNDWPFSDVAIYLQSGTDRALLKASGKLFHLNLNADVVLAQDQLAAQCNVKGRGTSLPSLIACFAKDLSVSLRGKIYLNANLFMQGGDAGELSDSVRGEASAKIDGLHIFNLANLDPRLGFFIDLLDAVSFNPEGGQGLNFSTARLRAALSGKKLLINSFNLSGRQLQAWGGGEYSLADKHLQLEGKVRSVLGTVNSFNVDRKLKS, encoded by the coding sequence ATGCACAAGAAAGGATTCCTAATTGGCGGAATTATTGCGGCCGTGATTATGGTCGGTTCCATGGTGCTGGTCAGGGTTCATTTTGTGGATGCCGCACAGAAGCTGCTCTCTGATATGACCGAGATGGGGGTGGTGATGGAGGATATTGAATTCCATTACTCCCCCCTTCCTTCCCTGCGGGTTACCAACCTGCGCGTCCAGAGCGGTATGGATACCGTCCGTATTCCGCAGCTGGAAATCTATCCCGACATCCCCAGCCTGCTTACCGGGGAAATCAAACTCCGTCATGTGATTTTACAGGACCCGGATGTGAAAGCTCTTGCTCACCGTGAGGGTGGGGGATCCGCTTCCGGTGTGCTTGAATTACCCGCTATCTTTCCCGATAAAATAGACGTTGTTTCCGGCAAAGTGCAGCTGACTAACAGCTATAAAGCTGAGCCGCTTACTGTTTCCGCCAGCATGGAAAAGGAAAGTTCCGGCTTTGCTTTTAATGTGCGCAGTGCTTCTATTGCCGAGTTGGGGTTCAAATTTTCCGGTCGTCTGGATATGGTTTCCACTTCACCGCTTAAGCTTAACCTACAGGCCAGTGAATGTTCCATTGATCCGGCATCCTTTCTGGGGTTCCTGACCGGATTCGGTTACATGTCCAATTCTACAATTCCCGAGCTTGCCGAGGCCGGGAAGTTTCAGACAACTGATCTTGATTTCAGCGTGGACAGTGCAGCCGGGACCATGAATGTGAAGGCTGGGGGGCTGGTTCTTGATTCCACCAGCGGCAAAGGTCTTTCTCTGCAAATGGGGCAGGGTGGAACTTTTCAAGTATCTCTTGATGAGGCTCAGGTCGATGCCGGTGAACTTTACGCCATGGCCCAGAAGAGTGAACGGGGCCGCAATGCCACCCGTTCTCTGTGTGAGTCTGCTAAACTCAAGTCCATTAAGCCGCAGGGAACTTTGATTTTTAAAGCTGTTGCTCTTTCCACTCCTCCCGGCAGTGTGGCTAACAGGGGGCTTTCCGGCAAGATGACAGTCACTGCCAAGGATCTTGTTCTGGTGCTGGAATCTTTGGATGGTAAGAAACAGGAACTGAGTATTTCCGAGATTGATGCTGATGTTGAGCTCAAGGACGGCAAGCCTGTTGTTTCCGTGCGCAGTTTTAATGTTGCCTCTGCAACCGGTGGAAGTCTTAACGCGCAGGCATCCTTGGCTTTCCCCTTTGATTTGAAGCAGGCCCGGTTTAAGGCTGAACTCCTTGATTTTTCCCTTTTTGATTACATCATTACTTGCGAGGCTGAAAAAAAAAATCCTTTGCGGACTGTGTTTGATACCCAGTTGAGCCATAAGGACACACGTATTTCAGCTTCCGGTTTTTTAAATGTGCCCCGCACAAAGAAATCCGGCTATGAAGCGCAGTTGAAATCTTTGAGCATCCGCAGCCCGGAGCAAAAGGAGGGTGATGCTTCAGCAGAAGTGGCTGAGGGCAAAAAGAAATTTGATTTCGGCCCATTATTGGGACGCAGTCTCAGCGGAAAGGCTTCAATTCGTCGTTTTTATTATAATGACTGGCCTTTCAGTGATGTGGCTATTTATTTGCAATCCGGTACTGACCGTGCCTTGCTCAAGGCCAGCGGAAAACTTTTTCATCTCAATTTGAATGCCGATGTGGTGCTGGCACAGGATCAGTTGGCCGCCCAGTGTAATGTGAAGGGGCGCGGGACCAGTCTGCCCAGCTTGATTGCTTGTTTTGCTAAAGACCTATCGGTTTCCTTGCGTGGTAAAATTTATTTGAATGCTAATCTTTTCATGCAGGGCGGTGATGCCGGAGAGCTTTCTGATTCAGTACGCGGAGAGGCTTCCGCAAAGATTGACGGGCTGCATATTTTCAACCTTGCCAATCTTGATCCCCGGCTGGGATTTTTCATTGATCTGCTGGATGCAGTTTCTTTTAACCCTGAAGGCGGACAGGGGTTGAATTTCAGCACAGCCAGATTGCGTGCGGCTTTGAGTGGTAAAAAGCTGCTTATCAATTCTTTTAATCTTAGTGGGCGGCAATTGCAGGCCTGGGGAGGGGGGGAATATTCCCTTGCTGATAAGCACCTGCAACTGGAGGGGAAGGTCCGTTCCGTTCTTGGTACGGTCAATTCTTTTAACGTAGACAGAAAGTTGAAGTCATAG
- a CDS encoding PEP/pyruvate-binding domain-containing protein produces the protein MKFRHVFSHWTYETFPPGRLLRRRYNSFKKLMELEELCLKSISHIEDIGFGLTVTDWAYVEKQAADLGINIRTMLEHLQDMNPVRFMDIMDYYNKINFYVRMAVTVPDPEISKPFTFTLDDAIDYEFKAGACAADLARLKQAGVPVLDGMVIGSDVYNYFIEANNLRIAIDEILESAVTTGITDLNIISRTIIDRFMQGVMPDTIATEIEIAALETSRGSGNLTLTASSTPEGSLYALPESWCTISPVPAQDIVEAWKKAVTCKFSAESIKARIESGYADRESPASVIIQPLKDIHDSGVIETLHESSNLPPKDREGGCSAIFSHNSTTPFLLSRREKQRVISRPEKSPLSTHSAKTIASLGKKAEELFDTPQKCHWITDLRNRVMITSARSYPFKGEKETVRIKQALSYIANLNISPRNTEMFLPEKSRSMYDLVRFANEKGIEEMFSLVSKKGLGIDGAKHLKARQPIGITVLNLADGLFSTAAGKMDISPDDIKSAPMWALWFGLGADRPGWDGDNSIEGYAILSRTYMNITLKSEKDLTEVDAVCDPDAQSNHIHFRFKGGSGSPDQRIARIRFINTTLKSQGFSTNHQGDMIEARFTGGREPEIQKLLATTGHLIAHIGTHHPVVEEGENADQVAARFISGLG, from the coding sequence ATGAAATTTCGACACGTTTTCAGCCACTGGACTTACGAGACATTTCCACCCGGAAGATTGCTCAGGCGCAGGTACAACTCTTTTAAAAAGTTAATGGAACTTGAAGAGCTGTGCCTTAAATCCATCTCGCACATTGAAGATATCGGTTTCGGGCTGACTGTTACCGACTGGGCCTACGTGGAAAAGCAGGCCGCAGATCTGGGGATCAATATCCGAACCATGCTGGAGCACCTTCAGGATATGAATCCGGTGCGATTCATGGATATCATGGATTATTACAACAAGATCAACTTTTACGTGCGCATGGCCGTAACCGTTCCGGACCCCGAAATTTCAAAGCCGTTCACTTTCACTCTTGATGATGCCATTGACTACGAATTCAAGGCCGGAGCATGCGCTGCGGACCTTGCAAGACTGAAACAAGCCGGAGTTCCGGTTCTGGACGGTATGGTTATTGGCTCTGATGTTTACAATTACTTCATTGAAGCCAACAACCTGCGCATTGCCATTGATGAAATTCTGGAATCTGCGGTAACAACCGGAATCACCGACCTGAATATCATTTCCCGGACCATCATCGACCGTTTCATGCAGGGAGTAATGCCCGATACAATCGCCACAGAGATTGAAATCGCGGCACTTGAAACCTCGCGTGGAAGCGGCAACCTGACCCTGACCGCATCCTCCACCCCGGAAGGAAGCCTTTACGCCCTGCCGGAAAGCTGGTGCACCATCAGCCCAGTCCCGGCGCAGGATATTGTTGAAGCATGGAAAAAAGCGGTCACGTGTAAATTTTCAGCGGAATCCATCAAGGCCCGCATTGAATCAGGTTACGCGGACCGCGAAAGTCCGGCCTCAGTTATAATCCAGCCTTTGAAAGATATCCATGATTCAGGCGTAATTGAAACACTGCATGAATCATCCAATCTACCGCCCAAAGACCGGGAAGGCGGATGTTCAGCGATATTCAGCCACAACTCCACCACTCCGTTTCTGCTCTCCAGACGGGAAAAACAGCGGGTAATTTCCCGCCCGGAAAAATCTCCGCTTTCCACTCATTCAGCAAAAACAATCGCTTCTCTAGGCAAAAAAGCAGAAGAACTGTTCGATACGCCGCAGAAATGTCACTGGATCACCGACCTGCGCAACCGAGTCATGATCACCTCCGCACGCTCTTACCCTTTTAAAGGGGAAAAAGAGACTGTACGTATCAAGCAGGCCCTTTCCTACATCGCCAACCTGAATATCTCTCCGCGCAACACGGAAATGTTTTTGCCGGAAAAAAGCCGATCCATGTATGATCTGGTACGCTTTGCCAATGAAAAAGGCATTGAAGAAATGTTCTCACTGGTCAGCAAGAAAGGGTTGGGAATTGACGGAGCCAAACACCTTAAAGCCCGCCAGCCCATCGGCATAACTGTGCTCAACCTTGCGGACGGCCTGTTCAGCACAGCCGCCGGAAAAATGGATATTTCACCGGATGACATCAAGTCAGCCCCAATGTGGGCACTCTGGTTCGGGCTTGGCGCGGACCGTCCCGGCTGGGATGGAGATAACAGCATCGAGGGCTATGCCATCCTTTCGCGAACCTACATGAATATCACCCTGAAATCAGAAAAAGACCTGACCGAAGTGGACGCAGTCTGCGACCCGGATGCTCAGTCCAACCACATCCATTTCCGCTTTAAAGGCGGCAGCGGAAGTCCTGACCAACGCATCGCAAGGATCAGGTTCATTAATACGACCCTCAAGTCACAAGGATTCAGCACAAACCATCAGGGAGATATGATTGAAGCTAGATTCACGGGAGGAAGAGAACCGGAAATTCAAAAACTTCTGGCAACAACAGGCCACCTGATTGCCCACATCGGCACCCATCATCCGGTTGTTGAGGAAGGAGAAAATGCAGATCAGGTTGCAGCGCGGTTTATTTCGGGACTGGGGTAA
- a CDS encoding YajQ family cyclic di-GMP-binding protein translates to MPSFDIVSQIDAQEIDNAVNNVLKEVDTRYDFRGVNTEISLNKKTNTISLVTGDEMKIKAVKDMMITHFTRRKVDPRSLEFGKFEPTSNGQLKQEIKLKEGIDKDTAKKIVKMIKGAKMKVQAAIQDDQVRVTGKKLDDLQAVISLVKDSDLDMPFQFVNMKK, encoded by the coding sequence ATGCCGTCTTTTGATATTGTGAGCCAGATCGATGCACAGGAAATTGATAACGCCGTTAACAACGTACTCAAGGAAGTTGATACCCGCTACGATTTTCGCGGAGTGAATACTGAGATAAGTCTTAACAAGAAGACAAATACCATCAGCCTTGTTACCGGTGATGAAATGAAGATTAAGGCCGTGAAGGACATGATGATCACCCATTTTACCAGACGCAAAGTTGATCCCAGATCTCTTGAGTTCGGTAAGTTCGAGCCTACTTCCAACGGGCAGCTCAAACAGGAAATCAAGCTTAAGGAAGGTATCGATAAAGATACAGCCAAGAAGATCGTGAAGATGATCAAAGGCGCAAAGATGAAAGTACAGGCAGCTATTCAGGACGATCAGGTTCGCGTAACCGGTAAAAAACTTGATGATTTGCAGGCCGTAATTTCTCTGGTTAAAGATTCTGATCTCGATATGCCGTTTCAGTTTGTGAATATGAAAAAGTAA
- a CDS encoding tetratricopeptide repeat protein — protein sequence MNKVERIIWLVCVILTLTAMIGIMECRAAEIASPAGLESELSCGRMGQELIDRGDYELAVSSLEQGLKKHPRSDWLYSLLGRAYFKMGDLEQAEAQFRMALDIDKNNPAAKRMVYEMRKTQDLLRDRDFYEWINIAKERAADLVTLVLGVWLGTLLTGISGRFYSHFVRTSFRKALAKKDFDYVTDILEDLQIKREKAQLRMRLRELLKEYDLEEAKEMIIEYVDDREIEDKLVHFLVQIHKKSQAKN from the coding sequence ATGAATAAAGTTGAAAGAATTATTTGGCTGGTTTGCGTTATTCTGACTTTGACAGCCATGATCGGCATCATGGAATGTCGGGCAGCAGAGATCGCCTCTCCTGCGGGCCTTGAATCTGAGCTTTCATGTGGAAGAATGGGGCAGGAACTCATTGACCGCGGTGATTATGAACTCGCGGTCTCCAGCCTTGAACAAGGTTTGAAGAAACATCCTCGCTCGGATTGGCTGTATAGCCTGCTCGGGCGGGCTTATTTTAAAATGGGCGATCTTGAACAGGCTGAGGCCCAGTTCCGCATGGCACTCGATATCGATAAGAACAACCCTGCTGCAAAGCGCATGGTTTATGAAATGCGCAAGACGCAGGATTTGCTTCGGGACCGTGATTTTTACGAGTGGATTAATATTGCCAAGGAAAGGGCTGCGGACCTTGTAACTCTGGTCCTAGGTGTTTGGCTGGGTACTCTTCTTACCGGCATATCAGGCCGTTTTTATTCTCATTTTGTGCGTACCAGTTTCAGAAAGGCCCTTGCCAAGAAAGATTTTGATTATGTTACTGATATTCTGGAAGATTTACAGATAAAACGTGAAAAGGCGCAACTGCGTATGCGGCTGCGTGAGCTTCTTAAGGAATATGATCTTGAAGAAGCCAAGGAAATGATCATCGAATACGTGGATGACCGTGAGATCGAAGATAAGCTGGTCCATTTTTTGGTCCAGATTCATAAGAAATCGCAGGCGAAAAATTAA
- a CDS encoding right-handed parallel beta-helix repeat-containing protein, translating into MMNKLSSITILILAALMLGGCFAKKTTQSVQYTEEESIPYKIAVLPAEYVQHAENSTEHKSVLVLDDDRLFVADITRAAISNQLAGKGFMPLQKDVVDNTLAELGRDDGWRKLSDVELCKLLNADGIVKTDIYSADMIKALAFDLFQLDAEVMMYNAAGTLVGKWRDSASKRRISVPTGVIGLAGTIVEEVFSDPIRRQMRMVVYDWAWNMAQVLPDCPKGPKLPEVIAVDTNVDNLLFGVGQRIAVRVDAEPGLKCSFSIGDFRKNIPLPQTSQGVYEGFYVVAEGDRASNQPMMVKMRKANGVDRLWIESGSLLSVDGDLPPVLETVQSQTGRDGVQLNWQVPAATDLEEFVVEKGNDPVGEFETVAQTRTPEFIDPDVMQGTSVFYRVRIKDKAGNLSPLNGVIKVVMPQFDERELFGELSGVLVKGNYRIGFPVTVPEGSKFTIQSGTKIRFDSKGRVDVFGELESVGEISGPVRLESNSTEGIKVFSGGKALFSQCEFSGFSKAVTAVGGYVEIRSSSFAGGDYAAAVMKTGHYDFKGLRISGVRQGLVLSAGNGSVVRSSITNCTQGVDFNGGSVEIKDNNIFDNERNIISSVKLVVSENYFGSTSVEKLKLEGDILVKSILDAPYPHGRKVILVDDREITPELREKKFAELKERGVNAFHGQHYGDAYQALSQAVKMKDDRDIYLYLSYTLLALGDDVALSEILDEGISKFPYDVRLHQLNVRYLLNKGDIKQARQVLDKALLLSPADSNLLYMKDYLDHLSVPSESAPAQTGEDKPSEEKVKDNKDEE; encoded by the coding sequence ATGATGAACAAGCTTAGTTCCATTACTATTTTGATTTTGGCAGCACTAATGCTTGGTGGATGTTTTGCCAAGAAAACCACGCAGTCCGTGCAGTATACCGAGGAAGAATCAATTCCTTATAAGATTGCGGTTCTGCCGGCGGAATATGTGCAGCACGCTGAAAATTCCACAGAGCATAAATCTGTGCTGGTTCTGGATGATGATCGCCTTTTTGTGGCCGACATAACCCGTGCGGCTATCAGTAACCAGCTGGCGGGTAAGGGATTTATGCCTTTGCAGAAGGATGTGGTGGACAATACCCTTGCTGAATTGGGGCGCGATGACGGCTGGCGCAAGCTGAGTGATGTGGAACTATGCAAGCTCCTCAATGCGGACGGCATAGTTAAGACAGATATTTATAGCGCGGATATGATCAAGGCTTTGGCTTTTGATCTCTTCCAGCTGGATGCGGAAGTTATGATGTATAACGCTGCCGGAACTCTGGTCGGTAAGTGGCGGGACAGTGCTTCCAAGCGCAGGATTTCCGTCCCCACCGGGGTGATCGGTCTTGCCGGGACCATTGTGGAGGAAGTCTTTTCCGATCCTATCAGGCGGCAGATGCGTATGGTTGTTTATGACTGGGCATGGAACATGGCGCAAGTGCTGCCTGATTGCCCCAAGGGACCGAAACTTCCGGAAGTAATTGCTGTTGATACCAATGTGGATAACCTCCTTTTCGGTGTAGGGCAGAGGATTGCTGTGCGGGTGGATGCCGAACCGGGATTGAAGTGTTCCTTCAGTATCGGGGATTTTAGGAAAAACATACCTTTACCCCAGACTTCGCAGGGCGTTTACGAAGGATTTTATGTGGTTGCCGAGGGTGATAGAGCGAGCAATCAACCTATGATGGTCAAGATGCGTAAGGCCAACGGGGTGGACAGACTCTGGATTGAGTCCGGTTCACTTCTTTCTGTGGATGGTGACTTGCCTCCGGTTTTGGAGACTGTTCAATCTCAGACCGGACGGGATGGCGTGCAGCTTAACTGGCAGGTTCCTGCTGCTACCGATCTTGAAGAATTTGTGGTTGAAAAGGGCAATGATCCGGTGGGTGAGTTTGAAACTGTGGCCCAGACCCGGACACCTGAATTTATCGACCCTGATGTGATGCAGGGGACTTCGGTTTTTTACCGTGTGCGTATTAAGGATAAGGCCGGGAACCTATCACCTTTGAACGGGGTTATTAAAGTTGTTATGCCCCAGTTTGATGAGCGGGAGCTTTTTGGTGAACTCTCCGGGGTTCTGGTTAAGGGTAATTACCGTATTGGTTTTCCGGTGACAGTTCCTGAAGGTTCAAAATTTACTATTCAGTCCGGGACAAAGATCCGTTTTGATAGCAAAGGACGGGTTGATGTTTTCGGAGAACTTGAGTCCGTTGGAGAGATTAGCGGACCTGTGCGGCTGGAATCCAATTCCACTGAAGGGATAAAAGTATTTTCCGGTGGTAAGGCACTATTTTCTCAATGTGAATTCAGTGGATTCAGCAAGGCGGTTACTGCTGTCGGAGGGTATGTTGAAATTCGTTCATCGTCATTTGCTGGCGGTGATTATGCTGCGGCAGTGATGAAGACAGGCCATTATGATTTTAAGGGCTTGCGTATTTCCGGTGTGCGTCAGGGATTGGTACTCAGTGCCGGGAACGGTTCTGTGGTCCGATCCAGTATTACCAATTGCACGCAGGGTGTTGATTTTAATGGCGGCAGTGTTGAAATCAAGGATAACAATATTTTTGATAATGAGAGAAATATCATCTCTTCAGTAAAGCTGGTTGTCAGCGAAAACTATTTCGGTTCCACTTCAGTTGAGAAATTGAAGCTTGAAGGCGATATTCTGGTCAAATCAATTCTTGATGCCCCGTATCCCCATGGACGAAAGGTTATTCTGGTTGATGACCGGGAGATCACTCCGGAATTGCGTGAGAAGAAGTTTGCTGAACTCAAGGAACGGGGCGTGAATGCTTTTCACGGTCAGCACTATGGCGATGCCTATCAGGCTTTGAGTCAGGCTGTGAAGATGAAGGATGATCGTGATATTTATCTTTATCTTTCCTACACCCTGCTGGCACTCGGGGATGATGTAGCCCTTTCCGAGATACTGGATGAGGGTATTTCAAAGTTTCCGTATGATGTCCGGCTGCATCAGCTTAATGTGCGCTATTTGCTGAACAAGGGCGATATCAAGCAGGCAAGGCAGGTACTCGATAAGGCTCTGCTGCTCAGCCCGGCGGATAGTAATTTGCTTTATATGAAGGATTACCTTGATCATCTGTCTGTTCCGTCAGAGTCTGCTCCAGCCCAGACAGGTGAAGATAAACCTAGCGAAGAAAAAGTGAAGGACAATAAAGATGAAGAATAA
- a CDS encoding SpoIID/LytB domain-containing protein — protein sequence MKNKFHMIQSLSLSVLILMLLIPAGAQARKYSPIELEDQAQAQWHINYASYLIDIGKYFEALEQYDTAVDYSPVAKTRVNAMFGKAMVLSTFLDAPEKAADLYRMVGRNYPDYADTALYRLGFLYYQMDRYDRANSVFRQYLRFFPTGKFKYQAEAVISSMRAKEKQKPEVKPDEKPEVKPDEKIPAKVGKEPTLRVCLSRKVKSMTVTTGSGKDKICTDELGCGRKYKVGMSGKRLTLDGKVVSATRIKFKSSGVLKVSYGSETKKVRGIIDVSIRKGKLLILNLVEIEDYLRSVVPAESYASWPAETLKAQAVAARTYAYYQKKHRTHLFYDVYADTYDQMYGGVAREDKRTDKAVKQTRGQVMLYKKKPILSQYTANSGGFTADAKAIFGAGKAYLVAHKDPASLKGKMASWTKKYSRKDIEAKLKKIGISVPGIRSIKALEKGPSGRIVKVRIKYKSGYRDLRTRTTLGSSRVLKLPDILLKIDKKGDYYTFKGRGWGHGVGYSQWGAAELGKTKKYDHILKFYYPGSSIKQLW from the coding sequence ATGAAGAATAAATTCCACATGATACAGAGCCTTTCCCTTTCTGTTCTGATCTTGATGCTCTTGATTCCGGCTGGCGCGCAAGCCCGCAAATATTCACCCATTGAACTGGAGGATCAGGCACAGGCCCAATGGCATATAAACTACGCCAGCTATCTGATTGATATCGGTAAATATTTTGAGGCCCTTGAGCAGTATGATACCGCGGTTGACTATTCTCCGGTGGCAAAGACAAGGGTAAATGCCATGTTCGGCAAGGCCATGGTGCTGTCTACTTTTCTGGATGCCCCGGAAAAGGCTGCTGACCTTTATCGCATGGTTGGGCGGAATTATCCTGATTATGCGGATACAGCTCTCTATCGATTAGGATTTCTTTATTACCAGATGGATAGGTACGACCGGGCAAATTCTGTCTTTCGTCAGTATTTGCGGTTTTTCCCTACTGGTAAATTCAAATATCAGGCTGAAGCGGTGATCTCGTCCATGCGGGCTAAAGAGAAGCAGAAACCGGAAGTAAAGCCCGATGAGAAACCTGAAGTAAAACCGGATGAGAAAATTCCTGCCAAGGTCGGCAAGGAGCCGACACTTCGGGTTTGTTTGAGTCGAAAAGTGAAGTCCATGACGGTTACTACCGGATCGGGCAAGGATAAGATCTGTACTGATGAACTTGGATGCGGGCGTAAGTATAAGGTGGGTATGTCCGGCAAGAGGCTGACCCTCGACGGCAAGGTGGTTTCAGCAACTAGAATCAAATTTAAATCCAGTGGTGTGCTCAAGGTCAGTTACGGTTCTGAAACCAAGAAGGTGCGTGGAATTATTGATGTAAGTATCCGCAAGGGCAAACTTCTGATTCTTAATCTGGTAGAGATTGAAGATTACCTGCGTTCAGTGGTGCCTGCGGAGTCATATGCCTCGTGGCCCGCTGAAACCTTGAAGGCTCAGGCCGTGGCTGCGCGGACCTATGCATATTACCAGAAGAAGCACCGTACTCATTTGTTTTATGACGTCTATGCTGATACTTACGACCAGATGTATGGCGGCGTGGCTCGCGAAGATAAGCGTACCGATAAGGCGGTCAAACAGACTCGCGGTCAGGTAATGCTTTACAAGAAGAAGCCCATTCTTTCCCAATATACTGCTAACAGCGGTGGTTTTACCGCCGATGCCAAGGCTATTTTTGGAGCTGGCAAGGCTTATCTTGTGGCACATAAAGATCCGGCCAGTCTGAAGGGTAAGATGGCGTCATGGACTAAGAAGTACAGTAGAAAAGACATTGAAGCCAAGCTGAAGAAAATCGGTATTTCCGTGCCCGGAATCCGTTCCATCAAGGCCCTTGAAAAGGGGCCGTCCGGCAGGATCGTTAAGGTTCGTATTAAGTATAAATCCGGTTACCGTGATTTACGTACCCGGACCACTCTGGGCAGTTCGCGTGTATTGAAATTGCCTGATATTCTTTTGAAGATTGACAAGAAAGGAGATTATTATACATTTAAAGGCCGTGGCTGGGGTCATGGTGTTGGCTATTCGCAGTGGGGAGCTGCGGAACTTGGTAAAACCAAGAAGTACGATCACATTTTGAAATTCTATTATCCCGGCAGCAGCATTAAGCAGCTTTGGTAG